The Peribacillus sp. FSL P2-0133 genome has a segment encoding these proteins:
- the pdxA gene encoding 4-hydroxythreonine-4-phosphate dehydrogenase PdxA — MRPIIGITMGDAAGIGPEIIVKALAHVEVYQQCRPLIIGDAKIIEKVKPIVGFEGMVHAIKDPAEAKYEFGSIDVLDLDILPLDLPFGEVSALAGDGAFKFLAKAIDLAKEKKIHSICTAPLNKEALHKGGHMYPGHTEILADLTGTDDFSMMLTTPNLKVIHLTTHMGLIEAIESINPERTYRVIKLAHETLTKAGFQNPSIAVCGINPHAGENGLFGNGEEEEKLMPGIERAQGEGINVSGPLPADTLFFRAGRGDFDIVIACYHDQGHAPIKVMGIEAGVNITVGLKGGIVRTSVDHGTAFDIAGKNIADEKSMLAAIQSAIELAPKQ; from the coding sequence ATGAGACCCATTATCGGAATTACTATGGGAGATGCGGCGGGTATTGGCCCGGAAATTATCGTAAAAGCATTGGCCCACGTTGAGGTGTATCAACAGTGCAGGCCGCTTATTATCGGAGATGCGAAAATAATAGAAAAGGTAAAGCCTATCGTAGGCTTTGAGGGGATGGTGCATGCCATTAAAGATCCTGCAGAGGCGAAGTATGAGTTCGGTTCGATAGATGTTCTGGATTTGGACATCCTGCCTTTGGACCTTCCGTTTGGAGAGGTTTCTGCTCTAGCGGGAGACGGCGCCTTTAAATTTTTGGCAAAGGCCATCGACTTGGCAAAGGAGAAGAAAATTCATTCAATCTGTACGGCCCCTTTGAATAAAGAAGCGCTCCACAAAGGTGGTCATATGTACCCTGGCCATACAGAGATTCTTGCTGATCTTACAGGTACAGATGACTTTTCGATGATGCTGACCACTCCCAATTTAAAGGTCATCCATTTGACGACTCATATGGGGCTGATCGAAGCTATCGAAAGCATTAATCCTGAGCGGACGTACAGAGTGATTAAGCTTGCACATGAAACGCTGACAAAGGCGGGCTTTCAAAACCCAAGCATCGCTGTTTGTGGTATAAACCCCCATGCAGGGGAAAATGGCTTATTTGGAAATGGTGAAGAAGAAGAGAAATTAATGCCTGGAATAGAACGGGCACAGGGTGAGGGAATCAATGTAAGCGGGCCGCTTCCTGCAGATACATTGTTCTTCAGGGCTGGCCGTGGAGATTTTGATATTGTCATTGCCTGTTATCATGATCAGGGACATGCCCCGATCAAGGTCATGGGAATTGAGGCTGGAGTCAATATTACCGTAGGGCTCAAGGGCGGCATAGTCCGAACTTCCGTAGATCATGGGACAGCATTTGATATTGCCGGGAAGAATATCGCTGATGAAAAAAGCATGCTTGCGGCCATTCAGTCAGCAATTGAATTAGCTCCAAAGCAATAA
- a CDS encoding PrpR N-terminal domain-containing protein has protein sequence MKVHIIAPYESMIPIIKACVPLYPDLGIGYSIGDLEKGVELAKLEEENGADAIISRGGTAKLIKKSVNIPVIDMHLSGYDMIRSLTLASELKDKTAIVGFSNITSGAQSIIDLLDLPLQVYTVRESKDVAPLILTLKNEGYKQIVGDVITINTTISYGMKGFLIQSGKESIIRAINDAKEMITYLQYKSDINRMFERLLVKEVQNIVILNSDNQIVYEHLTDFDSNPLTDDQFRSMNGEVNVSKQLHTSFSHDGSSIEVDGFWHDGLYSSYGVYVLDASPMKRFDQKGVQIKAASISEPIALDTVLIKNVTALYKNHEIIHLKGNRGTGKEFLVNHIHNEQTKNGNLLTIDFKEFKEADLNKLPLEHIRTITMKNIDCLQDYEPLREFLSTCCRKSLSIFIVANVQINEAIAGNFAINTIHMQDLSQRKSDIGNLTKFFLSYYHQKYGTTAMNIKSDALALLEEYSYPNNIDDLKQLIKQIALNEQEYVIRKETIEKIIADNNIPTDIFVSQKATLKEMEKYIIQRVLKEENYNQTKTAERLGINRATLWRKLKE, from the coding sequence ATGAAAGTACATATCATTGCCCCGTATGAATCAATGATTCCAATAATTAAAGCGTGCGTGCCTCTTTATCCAGATTTAGGAATAGGGTATTCAATAGGAGACTTGGAAAAGGGTGTGGAACTTGCGAAATTGGAAGAGGAAAACGGAGCGGATGCTATAATCAGCAGGGGAGGAACGGCCAAGTTAATTAAGAAATCCGTCAATATCCCAGTGATCGACATGCACCTTTCCGGTTATGATATGATTCGTTCCCTGACATTAGCCAGTGAGCTTAAAGATAAAACGGCGATCGTGGGATTTTCAAATATAACATCAGGTGCCCAATCGATAATCGACTTATTGGACCTTCCTTTACAGGTTTATACGGTCCGTGAGTCAAAAGATGTTGCTCCTCTCATTTTGACTTTGAAAAACGAGGGTTATAAACAGATCGTTGGTGATGTGATTACAATCAATACAACCATCTCTTATGGCATGAAAGGATTCCTCATTCAATCGGGAAAGGAATCAATCATAAGGGCAATCAATGATGCGAAGGAAATGATCACCTATCTTCAATACAAAAGCGACATCAATAGGATGTTTGAAAGGCTTTTAGTCAAAGAAGTCCAAAATATCGTCATTTTAAATAGTGATAATCAAATCGTCTATGAGCATTTAACTGATTTTGACTCCAATCCATTGACCGATGATCAATTTAGAAGCATGAATGGAGAAGTGAACGTAAGTAAGCAGCTGCATACCAGTTTTTCACACGATGGCAGCAGTATAGAGGTAGACGGCTTTTGGCATGATGGTTTGTACTCGTCATATGGGGTTTATGTATTAGATGCCAGTCCAATGAAACGATTCGATCAAAAAGGTGTACAGATCAAGGCAGCTTCTATCTCAGAACCGATTGCCTTGGATACCGTTCTGATCAAAAATGTAACAGCACTCTATAAGAACCATGAAATCATTCACTTAAAAGGAAATCGAGGGACGGGTAAAGAGTTTCTTGTCAATCATATACATAATGAACAAACAAAAAATGGAAATCTCCTTACAATTGATTTCAAAGAATTCAAGGAAGCTGATCTTAACAAGCTGCCTCTTGAGCATATCCGCACCATAACTATGAAGAATATCGATTGTCTGCAGGATTATGAACCATTAAGAGAATTTCTAAGCACTTGCTGCAGAAAAAGTCTATCGATATTCATTGTAGCAAATGTTCAAATCAACGAAGCCATTGCTGGAAATTTTGCAATAAATACGATTCATATGCAGGATTTATCGCAACGTAAGAGCGATATAGGAAACTTAACGAAATTCTTCTTATCCTATTATCATCAGAAGTACGGAACAACGGCGATGAATATAAAAAGTGATGCCCTTGCACTTCTGGAAGAGTATTCGTATCCTAACAACATTGACGATTTAAAACAATTAATTAAGCAAATAGCCTTGAATGAACAAGAGTATGTGATACGAAAGGAAACGATCGAGAAAATAATAGCTGATAATAACATTCCGACTGATATCTTCGTTTCACAAAAAGCGACGCTAAAAGAAATGGAAAAGTATATCATTCAGCGAGTTCTTAAAGAGGAAAATTATAATCAAACGAAAACTGCCGAACGATTGGGTATCAACCGGGCAACATTATGGCGCAAACTTAAAGAATGA
- a CDS encoding 2-keto-3-deoxygluconate permease — protein MRIKATLDRIPGGMMVVPLLLAATINTLFPSLLRIGGFTEALFVNSSSALIALFLLIAGTQINLRTAGTSVKKGVTLLTYKWVLGALVGLLGFWLADSNGLFLGMAPLAIIAAMTNSNGGLYIALAGQYGKEEDKAAYPFLALSDGPFLTMVALAIFGTMGFADGMFSPTSFIAVLLPLLVGVVLGNLDSEMKDFLSKGSDKLVPFFAFSLGMGINFTAIIQGGLSGVLLGVITVLLTGGGGYLIFKWIGWNPIVGASEGSTAGNAVGTPVAIVAANASFGIHAELATVQIAASVVTTAILLPIFIGFLSKHLDKKGGVAKYNN, from the coding sequence ATGAGAATTAAAGCAACGCTTGATCGTATCCCAGGGGGGATGATGGTTGTTCCGCTATTGCTGGCAGCCACTATCAATACATTATTTCCTAGTCTATTAAGGATTGGCGGTTTTACGGAAGCACTGTTCGTGAACAGTTCAAGTGCTTTGATAGCATTATTCCTATTAATTGCCGGAACGCAAATCAATCTTCGTACAGCAGGAACTTCGGTAAAAAAGGGCGTTACACTTTTAACATATAAATGGGTGTTAGGAGCGCTGGTCGGGCTACTAGGATTCTGGCTGGCCGATAGTAACGGATTATTTTTAGGAATGGCACCATTGGCAATTATTGCAGCCATGACAAATTCCAATGGCGGGCTTTATATTGCATTAGCCGGTCAGTATGGGAAGGAAGAAGACAAGGCCGCCTACCCATTTCTCGCCTTAAGTGACGGTCCATTCTTAACAATGGTAGCACTTGCTATTTTCGGGACAATGGGCTTCGCTGATGGCATGTTCTCTCCAACTTCGTTCATTGCCGTATTGCTTCCGCTGCTAGTCGGGGTGGTATTGGGGAATTTAGATTCCGAGATGAAAGATTTCCTTTCTAAAGGAAGCGATAAGCTTGTTCCGTTCTTTGCCTTTTCATTAGGTATGGGGATTAATTTCACAGCGATAATCCAAGGAGGATTAAGTGGGGTATTACTTGGTGTGATTACAGTTCTCCTAACTGGTGGAGGAGGGTATCTGATCTTTAAATGGATAGGATGGAACCCTATTGTCGGTGCTTCCGAAGGTTCCACTGCGGGTAATGCTGTCGGGACCCCGGTAGCTATCGTGGCAGCAAATGCCTCATTCGGAATCCATGCTGAGCTTGCTACGGTTCAAATTGCAGCAAGTGTCGTGACAACAGCTATCCTTCTCCCGATATTCATCGGCTTCCTATCCAAGCACTTGGATAAGAAGGGTGGAGTGGCTAAATACAATAATTAG
- a CDS encoding four-carbon acid sugar kinase family protein, with translation MKLAIIADDLTGANDSGVQLARHGLKTTVLFGLDEENVRNYDAVVFDTDSRSLERQDAYDKVKAAAGFLKQAGFSTIFKKLDSTMRGNIGAEMDAMYDAIKPDLVMIAPGYPKNGRSILDSTHYLNGIPLGETEISKDPKTPVTQSYLPELIGSQTSHRIGTITVGDLEKGKNHVNNKLKGFIDDSITYIIIDATEEQHLKDILNYTKEMDLELAWAGSAGIANYLPDHYSIPQKVNRLTIPNSSSPVLTVIGSVNKNSRKQLKKMLEQIQVHAISFESHKAVGDDRERTEEIRRVYHEAIQMAAEGQDVVIYSTAEKADIEMAWKTGESKGLTHTQVSNEIVKAIGTVCSVLLEKQYFKGVTMTGGDTAKQICNLWDVKGFELLDELEIGVPISKFLGNDAIYVVTKAGGFGSEDVFIHALNKLKGENA, from the coding sequence ATGAAATTAGCGATCATAGCGGATGATTTAACGGGTGCCAATGATAGCGGGGTCCAATTAGCTCGACATGGTCTTAAAACGACCGTACTATTTGGATTGGATGAAGAAAATGTACGAAATTATGATGCCGTCGTATTTGATACAGACAGCCGCTCACTGGAGAGGCAAGATGCTTACGATAAAGTCAAGGCAGCAGCAGGTTTTTTAAAGCAGGCTGGCTTCTCAACGATCTTCAAAAAGCTGGATTCGACAATGCGCGGAAATATCGGTGCTGAAATGGATGCCATGTATGATGCTATAAAACCGGATTTAGTCATGATTGCTCCAGGGTATCCCAAAAATGGAAGATCCATTCTGGATTCTACCCATTATTTAAATGGCATCCCTCTTGGCGAAACAGAGATTTCCAAGGATCCAAAAACGCCTGTGACCCAATCATATCTGCCAGAGTTGATTGGTTCCCAGACATCACATCGAATTGGTACAATTACAGTGGGAGATTTGGAAAAAGGCAAAAACCATGTGAACAATAAGTTAAAAGGGTTTATAGACGATTCGATAACGTATATCATCATCGATGCAACCGAAGAGCAGCATTTGAAAGACATATTGAATTATACAAAGGAAATGGATCTTGAATTGGCCTGGGCGGGATCGGCAGGAATCGCCAATTACCTGCCTGACCATTATTCCATTCCACAAAAGGTAAATCGATTGACGATCCCTAATTCTAGCTCGCCGGTCCTTACGGTGATCGGAAGTGTAAATAAGAATTCACGGAAACAATTGAAAAAAATGTTGGAACAGATACAGGTACATGCAATATCATTCGAGTCCCATAAAGCTGTAGGGGACGACCGGGAAAGAACAGAGGAAATCAGGAGAGTCTATCATGAGGCCATCCAAATGGCAGCAGAAGGGCAGGATGTCGTCATTTATTCCACTGCAGAAAAAGCGGATATTGAAATGGCTTGGAAAACGGGCGAATCTAAAGGCCTTACTCATACTCAGGTCAGCAACGAGATTGTGAAAGCGATTGGCACAGTATGTTCTGTCCTGTTAGAGAAACAATATTTTAAAGGTGTGACAATGACCGGCGGCGATACAGCCAAGCAAATATGCAATCTATGGGATGTAAAAGGTTTCGAATTGCTTGATGAACTGGAAATAGGAGTCCCTATCTCCAAATTCTTGGGTAATGACGCTATTTATGTCGTCACGAAAGCTGGAGGATTTGGTTCAGAGGACGTATTTATCCATGCGTTGAATAAGTTGAAAGGGGAGAATGCTTGA
- a CDS encoding NAD kinase produces MNTRRNIYFFHAPNAEMISKVEYLSDLAKQHSYEVIQDFTKANIIVSIGDDGTFLQAARKTGFRDDCLYAGISTTGNLNMYCDFHLEDSDKMIDAMTKEQIEVRKYPTIAIQLDDQPSFYALNELSIRSSITKTFIMDIFIDQLHFETFRGDGIIIATPTGSTAYNKSVNGAVVDPLLPCFQVSELASVNNNTYRTLGSSFILSGDKTLTIHLEENGPSYPIIGMDNEALSINHVEKVKVRLSGKVIKTVKLKDNSFWEKVKRTFL; encoded by the coding sequence ATGAACACTCGAAGGAATATTTATTTTTTCCATGCACCGAATGCAGAGATGATCAGCAAGGTGGAATACTTGTCAGACTTGGCGAAGCAACATTCGTATGAAGTCATCCAGGATTTCACGAAAGCAAACATCATCGTAAGCATCGGTGATGACGGCACATTCCTGCAGGCAGCCCGTAAAACCGGATTCAGGGATGACTGTTTATATGCGGGCATTTCCACCACAGGTAACTTGAATATGTATTGCGATTTCCACTTGGAAGACAGTGATAAAATGATCGATGCCATGACAAAAGAGCAAATCGAGGTACGTAAATATCCAACTATCGCTATCCAATTGGACGATCAGCCCTCCTTTTATGCCCTTAATGAACTCAGTATCCGGTCTTCCATCACCAAAACGTTCATCATGGATATTTTCATTGATCAACTCCATTTTGAAACTTTTCGCGGGGACGGGATTATCATTGCGACCCCGACTGGAAGCACCGCCTATAATAAATCAGTCAATGGGGCCGTTGTCGATCCTCTCCTCCCTTGCTTTCAAGTGAGTGAACTTGCTTCCGTCAATAATAATACCTATCGGACCCTAGGTTCCTCATTTATTTTAAGCGGTGATAAGACGTTGACCATCCACCTTGAAGAAAACGGACCAAGCTATCCGATCATTGGAATGGACAATGAAGCACTAAGCATCAATCATGTCGAAAAGGTAAAGGTCCGGTTAAGCGGTAAAGTCATCAAGACCGTTAAGCTAAAAGACAATTCCTTTTGGGAAAAGGTTAAAAGAACCTTTCTTTGA